The genomic DNA AAAAAAACAAGCAAATGACAATTAGAGATTCACAACAAATTGTTGACGATTGGATAAAAAAACATGGTGTCCGTTATTTCAATGAGTTAACCAACCTTGCATTACTGACAGAAGAAGTTGGTGAATTAGCAAGAATAATTGCAAGGAAGTACGGTGAGCAGTCAGCAAAAAACAATGAAGACAATTTGCAGATGGCAGATGAAATGGCAGATATATTATTTGTTTTGATTTGTTTGGCTAACCAAACCGGGGTTGATTTAGAAGATGCTTTTAAAAATAATTTATTAAAGAAAACTAATCGTGACGCAACACGACACAAAGAGAATAAGAAACTGTTTTAGTTATTTTTCCTTGTGATGACCAATTAAAAAATCAACACCAAAACTCAAAATTAATTTCTGGCGATTAAAATCCCTTTCATT from Bacteroidia bacterium includes the following:
- a CDS encoding nucleotide pyrophosphohydrolase; the encoded protein is MTIRDSQQIVDDWIKKHGVRYFNELTNLALLTEEVGELARIIARKYGEQSAKNNEDNLQMADEMADILFVLICLANQTGVDLEDAFKNNLLKKTNRDATRHKENKKLF